Proteins encoded together in one Deinococcus irradiatisoli window:
- a CDS encoding carbohydrate ABC transporter permease: protein MSDQNPLVPYLYLLPHAIFFLVFTVYPIALGVWISVHRWDPLADTQPYVGSEFYRNLFLDTPQRDFFWRTLVNTLLFTVISVPLLVITALSLAQLLYRPVLFRAMFRSIFFMPGILSVSVMGILWKWLFDNQSGLVNVILQMMGRPTIPFLTTDGWAWVPVTLGTVWWTIGFNMTLYLAAMGNIPASLYEAAELDGAGGWHKFRYITLPLLQSTTLFVVVTTVLASLQLFGQTQVITGGGPARATQSVIQYITEEAFGNNQFSSATAMSFVFGAIMLIFTAIQFRTMARDAGGPR from the coding sequence TTGAGTGACCAGAACCCGCTGGTGCCGTACCTCTACCTGCTGCCGCACGCCATTTTCTTCCTAGTCTTTACGGTGTACCCCATCGCCCTGGGCGTCTGGATCAGCGTTCACCGCTGGGACCCGCTGGCCGATACCCAGCCGTACGTGGGTTCGGAGTTCTACCGCAACCTGTTTCTCGACACGCCGCAGCGCGACTTCTTCTGGCGCACCCTGGTCAACACGCTGCTGTTTACCGTGATCAGCGTGCCGCTGCTGGTGATCACGGCGCTGTCGCTGGCGCAGCTGCTTTACCGCCCGGTGTTGTTCCGGGCGATGTTCCGCTCGATCTTCTTCATGCCGGGCATCCTGAGCGTCTCGGTGATGGGCATTCTCTGGAAGTGGCTGTTCGACAACCAGAGCGGCCTGGTCAACGTGATCTTGCAGATGATGGGCCGCCCCACCATTCCCTTTCTCACCACCGACGGCTGGGCCTGGGTACCGGTGACGCTCGGCACGGTGTGGTGGACCATCGGCTTCAACATGACCTTGTATCTGGCGGCGATGGGCAACATTCCCGCCAGCCTCTACGAAGCGGCCGAACTCGACGGCGCCGGCGGCTGGCACAAGTTCCGCTACATTACCCTGCCGCTGCTGCAGAGCACCACCCTCTTCGTCGTGGTGACTACCGTGCTGGCCTCGCTGCAACTCTTCGGCCAGACCCAGGTGATCACTGGCGGCGGCCCGGCCCGCGCCACCCAGAGCGTCATTCAGTACATCACCGAGGAAGCCTTCGGGAACAACCAGTTCTCGTCGGCCACCGCCATGAGCTTCGTGTTCGGCGCGATCATGCTGATTTTCACCGCCATCCAGTTCCGCACCATGGCGCGCGACGCCGGAGGCCCGCGATGA
- a CDS encoding carbohydrate ABC transporter permease, giving the protein MTDLDLPAASARLAPQPTAPRRRVPRDIPRFVALVVLALLFLAPLYWMISTSFKPESDTIASPVQWIPARPTLENYREILTSPDGNILRWAWNSLFSSLAYTAAHLFVSVLAAYAFARMKFPGRDFWFWTVLSSMMVPGIVTLIPTYVMMIQFNWIDTYHALIWPGISGAFGVFLLRQFFLGIPRELEEAARLDGANSFQVLTNVILPLSVPVLVTLAVFAFMGSWNNYVWPLFVVHGDMQTLPVGITSFSSRYTTDYGKLMAGTAIAAVPVLVAYLLAQRYLQEGIAVTGLKE; this is encoded by the coding sequence ATGACCGATCTGGACCTGCCCGCCGCCTCGGCCCGGCTCGCGCCGCAGCCCACCGCCCCGCGCCGCCGCGTGCCGCGCGACATTCCGCGCTTCGTGGCGCTGGTGGTGCTGGCGCTCTTGTTTCTGGCCCCGCTCTACTGGATGATCAGCACCAGCTTCAAGCCCGAGTCCGACACCATCGCCTCGCCGGTGCAGTGGATTCCGGCGCGGCCCACGCTGGAAAACTACCGCGAAATCCTGACCTCGCCGGACGGCAACATCCTGCGCTGGGCCTGGAACTCGCTGTTCAGCTCGCTGGCCTACACCGCCGCGCACCTGTTCGTCAGTGTGCTGGCCGCCTACGCCTTTGCCCGCATGAAGTTTCCTGGCCGCGACTTCTGGTTCTGGACGGTGCTGAGTTCGATGATGGTGCCGGGTATCGTGACCCTGATTCCCACCTACGTGATGATGATTCAGTTCAACTGGATCGACACCTACCACGCTTTGATCTGGCCGGGCATTTCCGGCGCCTTCGGGGTCTTCTTGCTGCGCCAGTTCTTCCTGGGCATTCCGCGCGAACTCGAGGAAGCCGCCCGCCTCGACGGCGCCAACAGCTTTCAGGTGCTCACCAACGTCATCCTGCCGCTGAGCGTGCCGGTGCTGGTGACGCTGGCGGTGTTCGCGTTCATGGGCTCGTGGAACAACTACGTCTGGCCGCTGTTCGTGGTGCACGGCGACATGCAGACCCTGCCGGTGGGCATCACCAGTTTTTCCAGCCGCTACACCACCGATTACGGCAAGCTGATGGCCGGCACCGCCATCGCCGCCGTGCCGGTGCTGGTCGCTTACCTGCTGGCCCAGCGCTACCTGCAAGAAGGCATTGCCGTGACCGGACTCAAGGAGTGA